A genomic window from Lotus japonicus ecotype B-129 chromosome 1, LjGifu_v1.2 includes:
- the LOC130728101 gene encoding ubiquitin-conjugating enzyme E2 28, which produces MASKRILKELKDLQKDPPTSCSAGPVAEDMFHWQATIMGPADSPYAGGVFLVTIHFPPDYPFKPPKVAFRTKVFHPNINSNGSICLDILKEQWSPALTISKVLLSICSLLTDPNPDDPLVPEIAHMYKTDRAKYEATARSWTQKYAMG; this is translated from the exons ATGGCTTCCAAGCGCATCCTCAAGGAGTTGAAGGACTTGCAGAAAGACCCGCCTACTTCTTGCAGCGCCG GTCCAGTTGCTGAGGACATGTTCCACTGGCAAGCGACAATTATGGGTCCTGCTGACAGTCCATATGCTGGAGGTGTATTTCTTGTTACTATTCATTTCCCTCCTGATTATCCTTTCAAGCCCCCTAAG GTTGCATTTAGGACTAAGGTCTTTCACCCGAACATCAATAGCAACGGTAGCATTTGTCTTGATATCCTGAAGGAACAGTGGAGTCCTGCGCTTACCATCTCAAAG GTACTGCTTTCGATCTGCTCACTGCTGACTGATCCAAACCCTGATGACCCGCTTGTGCCAGAGATTGCTCACATGTACAAAACCGACCGGGCCAAGTACGAGGCCACTGCTCGCAGCTGGACCCAGAAATATGCCATGGGCTGA